DNA from Desulfarculus baarsii DSM 2075:
ATAGCTCCACGCCCTCCTCGGCCAGGCACTGGGCCAAAATCTGGCCGATGGCCGGGTCTTCCTTGCTGAGCAGGGCCTGGCCACGCTGGACGATGCTGACGCTTACGCCCATGCGCCGGGCGTATTGGGCCAGCTCCAGGGCCATGGTCCCGCCGCCCAGCACCAGAAGCGAGCGCGGCGGCCGCTCCAGCGCCAGGAAGGTCTCGGAGGTCAGATAGCCGCTCTGGGCCAGGCCGGGCACGTCGGGGACGACCTCGACGCTGCCGGTGGCGATGACGATGCTGGCCGCGCTGACGGGCTTGCCGTCCACGGCCACGGCGTGGGCGTCCAGAAAGCGCGCCCGCCCGCGCAGTAGCTCCAGGCCCTGCTGTTGCTTGGCGGCCACGGCCTGGGCGCGGCGCTGGGCCAGAAAGTCGACCACCCCCCGCCTGAATTCCTGCACGCCCGGATAGGCCGCCAGCCGGTCGGCGTTTTGGCGGCGCAGGTTGTCGGCGCTGTGGATCAGGGCCTTGGAGGGCATGCAGCCGGCCAGGATGCACAGGCCGCCCAGGCGGCCGGATTCGACCATGGCCACCCGCGCGCCGTTTTTCATGGCCGTGGTCGCCGCGGTGAAGCCGGCGCTGCCGCCGCCGCCGATGACCAGCACGTCGAAATCGTATGCGCTCATGATTTTTGCTCCTCTCTTCCGGCCAGCATGTCCTTGGCCCGCCGGCGGGCCAGCTCTTGCATGTCGACCACTTGATCGGTTTCGTCGACGATCTCGGCCCCCACCAAAGACTCCAGCACGTCTTCCATGGTCACCAGGCCATCGACGCCGCCGTATTCGTCGACAACCACGCACATGTGGGCCCGTCTGCTGAGAAAATGCTTGAGCAGGCGCAGGGCGTTGGCCGAGGCGGGCACGAAATGCAGCGGCCGGGCCAGCTCGGAGACCTTGGGGTCGTGGCGGGCCGGGTCGGTGGCCAGGATGTGATCGCGCAGCACGTAGCCGACGATGTTTTCCGGGTCGCCCACGTAGACCGGCAGGCGCGAATACGACCACTTGCGCGCCTCGGGCAGGATCTGCGAGACGTTGAGCGCGCCGTTGGCCAGCTTCATCACCGTGCGCGGGGTCATGATGTCGCTGGCGCTGATTTCCTCCAGGCCGATGATGTTGTGGATCAGTTCGGCCTCCATCTGGCTGATCTCGCCGCCGCGCTGGCCCATGGAGGCCGCGGCCAGGATCTCCTGCTCGCTGACATGGGGGCTGGCGGTGGCCTGGCCTTTGCGCGTAAAGACCCTGGTCAGCAGTTGGGTCAGCCAGATCAGCGGCGTCAAGCCGACGATCATGATTTTCAGCGGCGTCACCGCCCACGGCCACAGCCCGCGCCAATAAAGCGTGCCCAGGGTCTTGGGCAGGATCTCGGTGAAAACCAGCGTGGAGAGGGTGAACAGCACCGAGAAGATAAACAGCGAGTCGGCCCCCCACAGGTCGCCGGCGGCCCAGCCGGCGATGGACGCGCCGCCGGTGTGGGCCAGGGTGTTGAGGATCAGGATGGCCGAGAGCGTGCGCTCCATGCGCGCCTTCAGCCCCAGCATCTGGGCGGCGGCGCTGGAGCCGCCTTCCATGGCCGCCTCCAGGCTGATCACGCGGGTCGAGAAGAGAACAGCCTCCAGCAGGGAGCAAAGAAAAGACACGCCCTGCGACACCGCCACCGAGACCACGAACAGTACCACGACCACTCCCCGCATCGTTTGCGCTCACGCCCGGCGCGCCAAGCCCGCGCCTTCAGAGGCATATACTATATCATGGCCTTGAGCCGCGTCGCGCCCGATCGGCGCGCCATGACGGCCGGTTTGTGCTATCGTGGGGCGGAATCAAAAAAACGCCGGCCCGCCGGCCGGGGGAGGGGGGCATGCAAAGCGTTGAGCTGACCTTCGACAGCCACGGCCAGGCCTGCGCGGCCCGGCTGCATCTGCCCGATAACGCGAAAAAGCCGCCGGTGGTGGTCATGGGCCACGGCTTCGGCGCGCTGGCCAGCTTCGGCCTGGAGCCCTTCGCCCAGGCCCTGGCCCAGCGCGGCCTGGCCAGCCTGGTCTTTGACTATCGCCATTTCGGCCCCAGCCAGGGCCTACCACGCCAGTTGATCAGCATCCGTCGTCAGTTGCAAGACTGGCGCGCGGCCATGGCCCTGGCCCGTTCGCTGGAGGCGGTCGATGGCGCGCGTCTGGGCCTGTGGGGCAGTTCGTTCAGCGGTGGGCACGTGGTGGTCTTGGCCGCCAGCGACCCCGAGGTGGCGGCCGTGGTCAGCCAGGCCCCCATGGTCGATGGCCTGGCCTCGGCCCTGCTGCTGGGCCCGGCCTACGCCGCCGGCGGGCTGCTGCACGGCCTGTGGGATTTGGCCCGCGCGGCGCTGGGCCTTGCGCCTCACTACGCGCCCATCGTCGGCCGGCCCGGCTCCAGCGCCTTTTTGCGCACGCCCGACGCCTTCGATGGCTACATGGCCCTGGTCCCGCCCGGCGCGCCCTGGCGCAACCAGACTCCGGCGCGGGTGTTTCTCGCGGCGGCCTTTTATCGGCCCACGGCCCGCGCCACCCGCGTGCAATGCCCCCTATTGGTGGTGGCGGCCGGCCGCGACGGATTGATCCCGCCGGCGGCCACGCGCAAGATGGCCGCCAAGGCCCCGCGCGGCCAGCTCATCGAGCTGGACTGCGGTCATTTCGAGGTCTACGTCCAGCCGACCTTGCGCCAACTGGCCGTGGCCGAGGCCGATTTTCTGGTCCGGCATCTGCTCTAGCGTGGCAGAAGATCGGCCAGGGCCTGATCCAGCGTGGGCTGGGCAAAGCGAAAGCCGGCCCCCCGCAGGCGCTGGGGCAAGGCCCTTTGCCCCTCCAGCAGCACCGAGCCGAACTGGCCCAGGGCCAGGCGCACGGCAAAGGCCGGCGCGGGCAACACGGCCGGCCGGCCCAGGGCCCGGCCCAGGGATTTGGCGAATTGCCGGTTGGTGACCGGATGGGGCGCGCAGCAGTTGAAGGCCCCGCGCAGCTCGGGGCGCTCGAGGACAAACTTCAGCGCCGCGGCCAGATCGGCCTGATGGATCCAGCTCAACCACTGCCGGCCATGACCCAGCCGGCCGCCCAGGCCCAGCCGAAAGAGCGGCAGCATCTGGCCCAAGGCCCCGCCGCCCGAACCCAGCACCACGCCAAAGCGAGTAATGGCCACCATGGCCCCGCTTTGCTCGGCCGCCATGGCTTGAGCCTCCCACTCTTGGCAAACCCGGGCCAGAAAATCGTCACCGGGCGGGCTGGCTTCGTCCAATTCCTCGTCGCCGCCAAAGCCGTAGTAACCCACCGCCGAGGCCGATACCAGCCGAAACGGCGCGCCGCTGGGCCGGCCGGCCACGGCCTGGACCAGGTTGCCCGTGGACGCCAGGCGGCTGGAGCGGATCAATTCTTTATAGCTGGCGCTCCAGCGGCCAAAAATGCTGGCCCCGGCCAGATTGACCGCCGCCTGGCACCCGGCCACGCGCTCCTGCCAGGGCCCCGGCGAGGTGGGGTCGCCGATGACTGCCTCCACGCCCTGGGCCAGCCGCGCCGCCGAACCGGCCGTGCGGCATAGCGCCAGCACCCGCCAGCCATCGGCCACCAGCGCCCGGCACAGCGCCCCGCCCACGAAGCCGCTGGCCCCGGTGATCAACACGCTTTTCATCGCGCCCCTCCCGCCGCTGGGTGTTGGCTGTTTCTTGGCCCGTGGCGCCGGTTTGTGGCGGCCCCTCCACGGGCGCGGCCCCTGGTTTCAATGTAAAAGCAGGGCCACGCGCCGGTCAAGGGGAGCCGCTCCGTGATGTTGTGATAATCTTTTCGAGAGAAGTTCATAAAAAAATCGCGGCTGTTTTGCCGCCAAATCAATTTGGGCACAGCCCGTCTCGACTCTTTGCCCCGCGTCTTGATTGACGAAAAGGCCCCGCCGGCTCGTTTTTGGTCACCGTTGTGGCCGGCCGGGCTCCCCGCATTTTTTGTTTGACGAGTCGTTGGCACCAGATATAGTATGACTCTGGTATAAACGACACAACATGAAGCATCCGGGCCACAAGGGCCCGCCACGGACACCAGCGATCGAAAGTGTTTGAGACTATGGAGGAAACGATGCCCCAGCTCAAGGTCGTGGACAAATCCAGCCACGAGGTCCATGGCGCCGAGACCACCGACATGGCCCTTTTCGTGCGCACCTCGGCCGAGGAGATGGACTCCTGGGACAGTTCGCGCATCGAGCAGGCCCTCATCCGTGAGACCTTGCTGGACGACATCACCGCCAAGGAGATCGCCGCCGAGGTCGAGCGCCAGATCGCCAACGCCGGCATCAAGATGGTCACCGCCCCGCTCATCCGCGAGTTGGTCAACAGCAAGCTCATCGAACGCGGCCTGGAGGCCGAGCGTCTGCGCCACACCCGTCTGGGCGTGCCCCTCTACGACGTCGACAACATGATCCGTCTGCCCAACAAGGAAAACGCCAACGTGCCCCACGGCCCCGAGGCCACCAACCTGACCCTGGCCGAGAATATCAAAAAGGAATACGCCCTCATCAGCGTCTTTTCGCCCGACGTCGGCGACGCCCACATGCGCGGCGATCTGCACCTGCACGACCTGGGCTTTGTCGACCGGCCTTATTGCTCGGGCCAAAGTTTGGAATATATTAAAAAATTCGGCCTCAACCTGCCCAACAGCCTGGCCCTGGCCAAGCCGGCCAAGCACGCCGAGGTGCTCCTGGCCCACATGGTCAAGTTCGCCGCCGCCCTGCAATCCAACTTCGCCGGGGCCATCGGCTGGGACGCGGTCAACCTCTTTTTCGCCCCCTACCTCGAAGGCCTCGACGACCGCGCCGTCAAGCAGATGGCCCAGATGCTCATCTTCGAGTTCAGCCAGCAGGCCGTGGCCAGAGGCGGCCAGGCCATCTTCACCGACATCAACCTCTATTGGGAAGTGCCCAAGCACTTCGAAAACGTCCCGGCCATCGGCCCCGACGGCAAATATACCGGCAAGACCTACGCCGAATACGAAAAAGAGGCCCAGCGCTTTGTCTGGAAGCTCTTCGACGTCTACAAAGAAGGCGACGGCGCCGGTCGGCCCTTCTTCTTCCCCAAACCCCTGGTGCACATCACCGAAAAGTTCTTCAAGACCGAAGGCCACATGGATTTCCTGCGCCACATCTGCGACGTGGCCAGCGAAAAGGGCAACACCTACTTCGTCTTCGACCGGGGCGACACCGCCAAGATCAGCGAGTGCTGCCGCCTGAGCTTCAAGCTCGAACAATCCGACCTCGACGACGCCAACACCCCCTGGCGCATGCGCTACAGCGCCCTGCAAAACGTCACCATCAACCTGCCGCGCATCGCCTACGAGGCCGGCGGCGACGACACCAAGCTCTTCCAGATCTTGCGCCAGCGGATCGGCCTGGCCGCCAAGGCCCATATCGAAAAACGCGACTTCATCCAGAACCTGCTCAGCCACGGCCCCAAAGGCCCCCTGGCCCTGCTGGCCATGGAGCTCGACGGCACGCCCTACCTGCGCATGCACCGCGTGACCTACCTGGTGGGCATGGTCGGCCTCAACGAAATGGTCCAGGAACACCTGGGCCAGGAACTGCACGACTCCGAGGAGGCCTTGCGCTTTGGCCTCAAGGTCATCGCCCAGATGAACCTTTTGTGCGACTACTACGCCAAACGGCACGGCATGCGCTTTGTCCTCGAACAAACCCCCGCCGAGTCCAC
Protein-coding regions in this window:
- a CDS encoding hemolysin family protein, translating into MVVVLFVVSVAVSQGVSFLCSLLEAVLFSTRVISLEAAMEGGSSAAAQMLGLKARMERTLSAILILNTLAHTGGASIAGWAAGDLWGADSLFIFSVLFTLSTLVFTEILPKTLGTLYWRGLWPWAVTPLKIMIVGLTPLIWLTQLLTRVFTRKGQATASPHVSEQEILAAASMGQRGGEISQMEAELIHNIIGLEEISASDIMTPRTVMKLANGALNVSQILPEARKWSYSRLPVYVGDPENIVGYVLRDHILATDPARHDPKVSELARPLHFVPASANALRLLKHFLSRRAHMCVVVDEYGGVDGLVTMEDVLESLVGAEIVDETDQVVDMQELARRRAKDMLAGREEQKS
- a CDS encoding alpha/beta hydrolase, which codes for MQSVELTFDSHGQACAARLHLPDNAKKPPVVVMGHGFGALASFGLEPFAQALAQRGLASLVFDYRHFGPSQGLPRQLISIRRQLQDWRAAMALARSLEAVDGARLGLWGSSFSGGHVVVLAASDPEVAAVVSQAPMVDGLASALLLGPAYAAGGLLHGLWDLARAALGLAPHYAPIVGRPGSSAFLRTPDAFDGYMALVPPGAPWRNQTPARVFLAAAFYRPTARATRVQCPLLVVAAGRDGLIPPAATRKMAAKAPRGQLIELDCGHFEVYVQPTLRQLAVAEADFLVRHLL
- a CDS encoding TIGR01777 family oxidoreductase — translated: MKSVLITGASGFVGGALCRALVADGWRVLALCRTAGSAARLAQGVEAVIGDPTSPGPWQERVAGCQAAVNLAGASIFGRWSASYKELIRSSRLASTGNLVQAVAGRPSGAPFRLVSASAVGYYGFGGDEELDEASPPGDDFLARVCQEWEAQAMAAEQSGAMVAITRFGVVLGSGGGALGQMLPLFRLGLGGRLGHGRQWLSWIHQADLAAALKFVLERPELRGAFNCCAPHPVTNRQFAKSLGRALGRPAVLPAPAFAVRLALGQFGSVLLEGQRALPQRLRGAGFRFAQPTLDQALADLLPR
- the nrdD gene encoding anaerobic ribonucleoside-triphosphate reductase — encoded protein: MPQLKVVDKSSHEVHGAETTDMALFVRTSAEEMDSWDSSRIEQALIRETLLDDITAKEIAAEVERQIANAGIKMVTAPLIRELVNSKLIERGLEAERLRHTRLGVPLYDVDNMIRLPNKENANVPHGPEATNLTLAENIKKEYALISVFSPDVGDAHMRGDLHLHDLGFVDRPYCSGQSLEYIKKFGLNLPNSLALAKPAKHAEVLLAHMVKFAAALQSNFAGAIGWDAVNLFFAPYLEGLDDRAVKQMAQMLIFEFSQQAVARGGQAIFTDINLYWEVPKHFENVPAIGPDGKYTGKTYAEYEKEAQRFVWKLFDVYKEGDGAGRPFFFPKPLVHITEKFFKTEGHMDFLRHICDVASEKGNTYFVFDRGDTAKISECCRLSFKLEQSDLDDANTPWRMRYSALQNVTINLPRIAYEAGGDDTKLFQILRQRIGLAAKAHIEKRDFIQNLLSHGPKGPLALLAMELDGTPYLRMHRVTYLVGMVGLNEMVQEHLGQELHDSEEALRFGLKVIAQMNLLCDYYAKRHGMRFVLEQTPAESTAYRFAKLDLKHYPERAKHNVRGDIFRGEVYYTNSTLFNVGATINPIERVKLEGRFHPLIEAGSITHVWLGEARPSAESLANFVIKIFRDTKNDQVAFSPEFSCCKSCGKTTRGIVDACSYCHGDDLEHITRITGYFTRVSSWNKGKVGELKDRYRNNGFFNANPKSEAV